The DNA sequence GCTTTCTACCCTGATTACGAGATCCTATTTCCGCGCAGTTTTGTTTCCTTTATGAAACCAGACAATTATTTTGATCTCCGGGCCATTGCCCATAAACAACTTCTTGATCTAGGGATCCCCAAAAATCAAATATTTATTTGTGATCTATGTACTTATTCCAAACATGAGGTTTTCTTTTCTTCAAGATACCGCTTACACCACCCCAATCCCAAGCTAGTTGGCCAAGATTCAAAAAATAAGAATAATGTAACAGCGGTGCTTCTCCTTAATAGAGACTAAGAAAGTCAAGCCTAAGAGACTATCCCTCTACCACTTGATTTAAATATCACATTTCGTTAAAATACTCATGTCTGATGTAAGGAAATTTTTATAGTGAGTGTTTTATGAAAATTGGAGCCACATTTAGTGATAAAACTCATCCAGAGCAACCGTTTCCTACATCCACACAGACTCAAGATACACCTTCGAGAGTTACACCTGTTTCAAAGAGACAAAAGGTACTTGAAGTTGCAAGGTCTGTTCTTAATGTACTTGTTATTTTTTTAATTTTTGCAGCTAGCATCACATTATTCGTTCTAGCAGGGTTAAGTTTCCCTGTAATGCAATGTTTTATGATCACAAGCATTATCACAGTAGTAGCAGCAACTCTTGGAATTTTAGCTCTTCTGCTTCACCTGCTACCGAAGAAAGAGGTGTCTTCACAGCTTCCCCAGATAATCCTGATACCTTCATCTGAAGAAACTAGACCTAAACGAACAAGGCCGCCCTATGACACTTCGACTAGCTCAATTTTATTCTGCCACTATGAAGAAACCAAACATGAACTTCCTCCAGGCATTCTAATTCCAGGAGCTAGTAGCATCGATGTTTTCACTTTAAAAAATTATCCCAGCTGTAAAGTCGTCTCAGCTTGTGCGTCCAATCTAACAAAAATTAGCGATCATGAATCTCCAGTCCATTCTCTATTTCTACTTCCTCCAGAAAACTCCTATACAAAAACGGATCAACCAAAACCAACCTCACAACCCCTAAAACAACTACAAGAGCTCTTAGGAAAAGAGGAATGGTCAAAAATCAAATCTCAAATGGATCTTCAAAAAACACCTGGGGCATGGCAATCTTTTCCTTGGCAAGGTTCTTCTAAAAACGTAATTCTAGCATGGTCTCCCTGGGGACATTATGATAGGGATGTAGAAAGAATGTTAGACCAGCAATGTTCTTCATCCATAAATTATCACGATCTAGCGTACGAGCATCGTAAAAAAAACATGAACTCTGAGTTATTCTTTAAAGCTTTATTAAAAGAATTAATGCAGAAAGGGATTACTAAGGTACATATTCATGGACTTGAATTTTTTAATCCCTTAAGTCACAATGGGAAACCTCACTTTCAAACGCATAATCCCTACCTAAAATCTAAGTTACTAGAGGCTCTAGCACTTGCTGCCAAAGAAGTCTCTAAAGAAACAAAAGCCGCACTCACTCTTTATGTTACTCAAGATGACAAGAATCCATTTCATCTGGAATAAAGAAAATTAAATAAAGTATCACATTAAGGAAAATCAAAAAAATTATAAATCCAATAGTAATTCTGGGTTTTCGATACACTCTTTTAATGTGATTAAGAAACCAACAGCCTCTTTCCCATCAATAAGGCGATGATCATAACTTAAAGCGATGTACATCATGTCGGCTATGATAATTTCGTTCTCAAAAACAATAGGACGTTTCTCTACTTTATGCATTCCTAAAATGCCTACTTGTGGAGGGTTAATAATTGGCGTCGATAGTAAGGATCCATATACACCGCCATTTGTAATTGTGAAACTTCCCCCCTCAAGTTCGGCTATAGAGAGTTGTCCTTCACGAGCTCGCAGGGCAAGATCCGCTAGTTTTTTCTCAATTTCCCCACTAGAGAGTTTATCGCAATCACGGATAACAGGGACGACAAGTCCACGATCTGTTCCTACAGCAAGACAAATGTCGTAGTAATGACGATAAACGATCTCCTCACCCTCAATATAGGCATTCACTCTTGGATAGACCTTTAGGGCTTGAAGAACAGCTTTCACAAAAAAAGACATAAATCCTAACTTGACGCCATACTTTGAGATAAATTCTTCCTGTTTTTGTTTACGCAAATTGAGGAGTGGAGTCATATACACTTCATTGAATGTAGTGAGCATTGCAGATTCATGTAGAGCAGATAACAAGCGACGAGAAATGGTTTTTCGAATCGAAGTCATCCGCTCTCGAGTTTCTTTCCGATCTCCTTTTAAAGAACTTTGGTGTGATTTTTTCATCTCCTCACGAAGAGGAACAAAAGTCTTATCTTGAGGAGGAGACTGACGAACTCCAGACTGAGGAAAGCAAATAATCTCGGCCTCTATAGTATCTCTAGATTGAACATCTGTAGCGCATTCTCCTTCATTAGCAACCTCTATTCTTGCCACCAAACCACCAACAGCAACAACATCACCTTCTGAAACTTGCCAAAGAATTCTGCCCGATGCTGGAGCATAAATTAATTGATTTACCTTATCACTCTCAATTTCTAGTAAACCCTGATTTTCTTGAATAAAACTACCCTCTGGAACTAAAAGAGAGGCTATAGTCACCTCGCTGATAGATTCAGCAATATTAGGTATGCGTACTTCTGTAGTCATAGTTTACCTTAAAGAAAATAGAGTTTCCATACATGTCACTAGCTCTCGACGACTCAGCTTAGCTGATCCAGACGCTGTGGAACTGCTGCGAGGACGTCCTATGTAGGTGAGTTTCTGAGACAAAATATCCTGCAATGCCATGAAAATGTAGTCATAAGCCCCCATATTCTTGGGCTCTTCCTGCAACCAAACAAAATGTTTTATACGGGAATACTTATCAATAAGCTCTACTAACTCTTCAAGAGCTAGAGGATATAGGCTCTCTATACGTAAGCAAGAAAAATCCTTATCTCGTTCCTTAGGAAGCATTTCTAGATAGTCATAATAGATCTTTCCTGAGCATAATACTAAGATAGTAGCATTGTAATTAGGATGGGCATCTTCGAGAATAGGGCGAAATCCTCCGGGCTCTGAAAATTCTTCAATACTACTAACACATTGATGATGTCTCAAAAGCAACTTAGGAGTAAAAATAACCAAAGGCAAAGATAGATCTCGCTTCGTATGCTCTCTAAGAATCCGAAAATATTGCACAGGAGTAGAAGGCAATACAACTTGAAAATTCCAATTTGCTGCGAGTTGCAAATAACGCTCTATACGAGATGAAGAATGCTCAGGTCCCTGTCCTTCATAACCATGAGGGAGAAGCAGAACTACGTCAGAATGCAAATCCCATTTTTGAATACCTGACGAGATATATTGATCGAAAATAATTTGTGCTCCGTTAGCAAAATCACCAAACTGTGCTTCCCATAACACGAGCGTATTTAGTGCCTGTTGAGCATAGCCATACTCAAATCCTAAAATTGCGTATTCAGAAAGTGGCGAGTTGTACATTTCTACAGCTCCCTGATCTACAGAAAGGTGATATAATGGTGAATATGTATCTCCAGTAACAATATCACTCCAGAGCAAATGCCGTTGGCTGAACGTACCACGAATCGAGTCTTGACCAGAGAGCCTAAGGTTATATCCCTCAATTAATAACGAAGCAAATGCCAACTCTTCAGCCATTGCCCAATCATAGCCAATCAAACCTTCTGTCATTTTTATTCTTTTTTCTAACAGAGCCTTAACTTTAGCATGGGGATTAAAATTATCGGGAAGCCCGCAAAGACGAGAGCTTATATGAAATACAGTATCACGATTCAAAGAAACATCAATATCATGCAAGATAAGCTCACCGTTATTTAGGCGATCACAATGACGGCACTCTTTCTTAGGGAAAGGTTCTGGCTCTTTATCTTTTAACACCTGAAACTCACTATTGAGCCTATTCTCGATCTCTTTTTCAATAGGCACTAAAGTTTCCTCAGAGATATCTGCAGTATCTCTTTCGAGTAGGTGTTTCCTAAAAAGCTCCCGTATACTTTTCTTCTGCTTAATCTGATCATAGAGTAATGGTGCTGTTACTGCAGGATCATCGCTTTCATTGTGTCCATATTTACGATAACAGCAGAGATCTATAATCACATCACAACTAAATCTCTCACGAACTTGTAGGGCATACTCTATAGCTTCTATGCAAGCAATAACATCCTCACCATTAACACGAAATACAGGGACCCCTAACATCTTAGCAATGTCAGTACAATAAGGAGTAGATCTCGACTCTCTTGGCACTGCTGTAAAACCTATGTAATTATTTACAACAATGTGAAGAGTCCCTTCAGTAGAATATCCTGGCACACGACTTAACTGTAGGGTTTCATAAACCACTCCCTGGCCAGAAAACGCTGCATCTCCATGAACTAGAATTGCTAAACTGCTTTGTTCTCTTCCAGGTTCTCCTTGATGTTGTAAGGCAGCAACAACCCCCTCTACAATAGGATCTACAGATTCAAGATGACTAGCATTTGGCAACATCACAAAAGTAGTTGTTTCACCATTTTCACGATGAGACTTGAGGACATAGCCTTTGTGATACTTCACATCCCCTACGCTTTCCAAACCACGAGTAGCGGGTTCATCTTCAAATTCCATAAAGAGGTAGCGATAAGGTTTAGCAAGAACATTAGTTAATACATTCAAGCGACCTCGATGAGCCATTCCTAACACATAATTAGAAATCCCTAATCCAGATCCATAATTGACAAGATGCTCCAGCATAGGAACCAGAGTCTCTCCTCCCTCTAAAGAAAAACGTTTTTGACCGGTAAATTTTACCTGTAAAAACTCCTCAAAAAATGTCGCCTTACAAAGATCTTTATAGTAACGAAGAAGTTGTTGGCTAGATCGTTCTACTTTAGGTTTCTCCATAAGATTCCAAACGAACTCTTGCAAATCTGGAGTACACGTTAAGGTTTCTACAGTAAGACTTCCGCAGTAACATTTTTTTAAAGCTTGAATCAATTCGCCTACAGATACCTGAGGGTTAGGAAGGAGACCCAAAGAAGGAACTTGCTCATTAAGGTCTATCTTAGATATTTTTTCCCGAATTAGAGGAGAATCAGTAGTTGGGGAAAGCGTGGAAATCTGACTTTGAAGGTATCCATAATAACGGTAAATTGTACACAGAAATTGCGATTTCTGTTCTTGGAACATAAGGATATTCTCGTTCTCAGAGATCTTGGCAGTAACTTCTGATAAAGATTCTGCTTGCCCTAACTGATATCCTTCAAAAAAATACTTCCATGAAGGATCTAGAGTCTCATGATTCATAAACCTCTGATACATAGACTCTATCCAATCCATGTCCGAAGAATATACTTGCCCAGCAAACTCCGAATCCATAAAATAATTAATCTCAATAAATGTGATCTAAATGTCTGCTTCATAGCAAATTTTTATTTTTCAAAAAAAAAAATCTTTCTTTTTTTTTCTATAGTTGAAAAAAAACAAAAAGATGCTATACACCTGCTCTCTGAATACAGGATGGGAACCCTTGGATGAAAAGCGAACGTCTTAAAAAACTTGAATCGGAACTTCACGACCTTACACAATGGATGCAATTAGGTTTAGTGCCTAAAAAAGAAATCAGTAGGCACCAAGAAGAAATCCGAATTTTAGAGCATAAAATTCATGAAGAAAAAGAACGACTACAACTCCTCAAAGAAAATGGAGAAATTGAGGAGTATGTAACTCCACGACGTAGTCCTGCGAAGACAGTCTACCCTGACGGTCCCAGCATGTCTGATATCGAATTTGTCGAACCTACAGAAACAGAAATCGACATTGACCCAGGAGAAACGGTAGAGTTAGAGCTCACTGATGAAGGACGTGAAGATGGTGCGGTAGAAATCGATTACTCTAGCGAAGACGATGAAGATCCATTTAGTGATCGCAATCGCTGGAGACGTGGCGGTATCATCGATCCTGATGCTAATGAATGGTAAAATCCCTCTAGCTCTTTATATTCATATACCTTTTTGTACGAGAAAGTGTCATTACTGTAGTTTTTATACTATTCCCTATAAAAGGGAGGTAGTATCGTTATATTGTCATGCTGTGATCAAAGAAGGACTAAAAAAACTATCTGAAGTCCAAAATACTCATTTTGTAGATACGGTATTTTTTGGAGGGGGCACGCCTTCGTTAGTTCCTCCCTTCCACTTCAAACAGATCCTTAAAGAGCTTGCTCCCGATGCAAAGGAAGTTACCCTCGAAGCCAACCCAGAAAATTTAACTCCAGACTACCTAAATCAACTACAAAAAACTCCTATAAATAGGATTAGCATTGGTGTGCAAACCTTTGACGATGCTATCTTAAAACTCCTAGGACGTACGCATTCCTCATCTACAGCAATTACAGCAATACAAGAATGTCAAAATTATGGCTTTCACAACCTCTCAATTGATCTGATTTACGGATTACCAACACAATACCAAGAGGTATTCCTTAGCGACCTGTATCAAGCTTTAGCCCTTCCTATTACCCATATTTCATTATATAACCTCACCATAGATCCGCATACCTCGTTCTATAAGCACCGTAAGATACTAATCCCGACAATTGCTGAAGAAGAGACTCTTGCTACAATGAATCTCTTAGCCGAAGACCTTTTAATCAATAAAGGATTCCATCACTACGAACTTGCCTCTTATGCAAAACCAGGTTGGGTCGCGAAACACAACCTTTATTATTGGACGGATCGTCCTTTCTTAGGCTTAGGAGTCTCGGCTTCACAATACATCCACGGAGAACGTTCCAAGAATTATAGCCGAATCTCTTATTACTTACGTGCAGTACGTAGGAATCTCTCTACCCAAGAAACTTCAGAAATTCTTCCACAAAAAGCAAAAATTAAAGAGGCATTTGCTCTCCGCCTCCGTCTTATCGAGGGGGCTTACCTAGAGGATTTTCCTGCTAAGCTCATCTCCGTATTTACCGAGCATTCAGAATTAAAAAACCTATTCGATGTCAACGAAAAATTTCTTTCCCTCAATAGACGTGGAAGGCTTTTCCATGACACTATAGCTGAAGAAATCATGGGATGTTCCTTTTGATCTTGCAATTCAGAAACCCTCCCTATGTGTTATACTATAGCTTAACAAGCAGATCTTACTATAGAATTTCAAGATTATCAAAATAACAAATAGAATCGGGAAATTTATTTTATTTCTAAAATCAGCCCTTTACTAATAACATTATAAAAAGAGATCTTATCTTATTAAAAGTTCCTTTCCGCAAGAATTCATCTCGCATTCTTGCTCTCTCGTATTTCATTGTGATACTAACGTACCTCGTTTTCTCAAAAATTTTCATATAGTTTAAAAATATGAACCAATGCCTTAAAATACATTTAACGACGACCACGCCTGCAATAGCGCAATACGGACTTGATAAAGAACCATATATTTAAGCAAAAAATAAATGCTGTTAATACCAGATTCATGGTTTGGCCCACAGCTAATACATCACCACTCTGCCAATTTTGTTGAGGAGTTTTATTTTCTAAATCATAAACGGCAGATACATTGGAACGCACTAACACACGTGGAATTTGCAGACCAATGTTGTTAAGAACTATAATCGATAGAGGAAAATAAATACTTCCCCACGCAGTATATAAAAATCCGAGAGCGAACCCTAGTGCATTCCGATTAACTACCCGTACCCTTCCTTCAGGTAAGCGAACTCCTGTAGTCCTGCGATAGATAAATTGCTGCACTCGCCCCCTAAGACTTCTGCCCCACAAACGAGTCAGTTCGATAAAGATAATGCTACCTGTCATTGTAGATGCTGAAATAAAGACAGCTCTTAAAATCGGATAAGGCATCCAAAGCCTACGTAGAAGATTGAAATAATCAAAAACAAGAACGAGCATGCTTGGTAAAAAACAAGCTTGTGCTATAACTCGCGCTATACGACATCTTTCTCTAAGACAAGGATAGTTTGTGAAGAGCAAGAAAAAATAACGAATAGCACAAGCTGTGTGCATAAGAATTAAAGAATAACAAATCTGCAAATCTAAGCCTTCATGAACAGAAGCAAGTAGATATTCTTGAGTCAGCCCTAAAACTCTAGAAACAGCAAAAAGACTAGATAAACAAACTGCCGTGCAACTTTGAGGATAGGGATTCATTTCAAAATCCGCTGCAGGAGGACCTTGCTCCAACCATTGTCCTAGTCTTTCCATCGCATGAGAATCATTAGGATCTATAACGACGGCAACGTTCTGTGGCGTCGTTAGGGGAGCTCCGGAGGAGCTTCCCTCCCCTCCAGAATTTTCTACTCTACTGCTGATCAAACATTGTTCTCCCCAACGCAAGGCTTGAGTAAAAGAAGGACAACGAATAGAAGGACAGAAATAACCTTCAAGACCCGAAGAATAAGGTAAGGTTGTAGTATTTTCAGCCTGAGTTCCCCTAACGTCAAAAGAACTGAAAAAATCGCCAGCGACTCGATAGTTGTGTACTGCGTAGTTTCCTTGTATAAAGATTGTAGGAGAAATCCCTACAATCAAAATACGACTTGCATACGGAGAGTGATCCAAAGCACTCTGTAGATAAGCCCCTCCATCACCAAAAAAAAACACTAAAAAATTCTTCCCCTGATTCCCAGGATAAGAGAAAAATTGCTCCCAAAGCCCTAGAATTGCCTGACACAGAGGATGACTGATAAGAGGTAGGCTTCGGCAACAAGGATTGGTCCATGGACCACAAGACATACCACTGCCATCATTATAAAAGAGTCTGACATGAGGTCCTCCCCGGACTTCACTAATATGAAGAGCCTCGTTTACAGCTTCTAATTGGGTTTGCCAACTTCCATTTACATAGAGAATGTTTACAGAAGAATCTGAAACATCGGAATCCTCCTCTCCAGCTACACAGAGAACTTCATAAATAGTGTTGTTAGGAGGAGGTGACGGCTGACCTCTAGGTCCTCCCTCTATCATCAGTTCTGTCACTCCTTCAGATAAAGAAACAGTATTTAAATTATCAGAAGAAGGGCTTATGGTGAGTAGAGATTGTGCTGAGGGTTCAGAAGAAGAGGAGTCTAGAGGCTGGAGTTCAATGTCTTCATTGGTGGGTGATGAAGAACGAGATTGCGTAGGAGCGGTCATTAAGTATCTTAGACTGTTTAGCTTAACAAGCTATAGATTTATAAAATAACCTTTTATAAACAAGCAAGAACAGAATATGTACAGATAGGAATTTTATAGAAATTTCTAGGGAAAAATCACTTGAAAAAATCTTTCCAAGGATGTTTTTCACATTACATTGTAATAATAGAAGATTTTGTTTTCTATCCTACTCATGTTGAGAAAAAGGACGCATTATAATTTTCTAAATAAGGAATTTAAGATTATGTAAGAGACAATATCTGGCCTCCTATAGGTAAGGAAACGCTATTTAGGGATATGGAATAGAAATATTGTGGGCACCTTAGTCATGCTCTGCTTAACAAAACTTAAATCTTCAATACATCTCCATGATTTTACCAATCGTGTGAGGACAAGCTCACTCTCTCCAGAAAGATCAGAAGCAACACAGAGTTCTGCATAAGAAGGCAAGGAATCTAAAAGAGACTCAAAGGTATAGACATTGCGATATGGAGTTTCTATACATACTAAAGTAGACACTTGAGAGGCTACCGCTTTTTTAATTGACTTGATACGTTCCTTAGGGTTTTGCGGTAAATATCCAAGAAAGGTAAAATTTTGCGAAGGTAAGCCAGAAAGCATAAGAGCGAGGGTTATCGAACAAGGGCCAGAAAATGCTTGTATAGGAATTTGCAAAGCACGTGCACGACGAACTAGACTAGCGCCAGGATCAGCAATGCAAGGAAGGCCTGCATCAGAAATCAGTCCCCAAGTTTCCCCATGTTTTACTATAGGCTCGAGATAAAAATCCCAAGCCTTAGAGGAACGCACATGCTTACTCAAAATAGCCAGAGGAAACTTATGGACCTCAGGTAGTTTCCATAAACTAAGAAATGCTCGTCCTCCACGATCGCTTTCTACAATCAATCCATTAAGCCTGTGGATAAGTTCCCCTATAATAGCAGGGAGGCTGGTTACGTCACGATTGCCTAAGGTATTGGGGAAAAGATATAGAGTCACGGTTGTGTCATCCTAATCACTAAAGTGTCTACAGCTATTATAGGGTCTTGAACATTATTTTTAATTAAGCTTTCTGCATAAAATAAAGAACTTAGGGCTTTATAAAGCCTCTCTTTTCCATATACAGTAAACAGGTGGTGTTTATTCTCATTAGAGCCCTCCTCAAGACTACGTAAGCCATAAAGACATTGTGTACGAAGAAAAGCAATAATCCCTAAAGGATCTTCCCCATTCTCTAATAAAAAATGTAGCTGCTGATGGCTCTCTATAACATTGGATTTCAACAAAAAATCACGCAATTTCCATAAAGAGGATTTTTCCTTTTTCACTACGAAATCTTTAATATCAGAGTGATCCAAAACAGTCTTTTTTCCAATCGAACAGAGTAGTTTATCAAATTCACTAAGAATATCATGAAGAAAGGTAGCACCAAGTTTACGCAAAAATAAAGATACCAACGACTGAGAACATGAAATGCCCAAAGACGATGTCCTTTGTAAAAGAAGCCGTGCAACTCTCTTTTCACGATCTGCAGGCCATTCACCGAATAAATTCAAAGAAAGAGCAGACGGTAATACTGTTGATAATTCTCGAAAACATTCTGGTTTTGTTGTGATCATCAGAATGGTAAGGTGAGGTCGGGGATTCTGAGCATATTGAGTTAAAAAGTCTTTAATGGATGATGGTAATTTTTCTGTATGGATAATTCCCAAGGTCTCATGAGCTGAAAACAATCCGAATGTCTCTGTCCATGACATGAGAGTCGATAGCATTAGTCCTTGTCCGTCAAGCTCCTGAAACTTTCCAGAGACTAGCAATGCAAAAAAAGCGTCTTTGTCATCTTCCAAAGAGCTTCCTATAAGAGCTATAGCAGGAGATTTCTCAGTGTAAGCTTGAGAAAATGTATCAAAACTAGTTAGGGATTTTTGCATAGTAGCAGAGTCGAACAAAGTTCTATAAACTTACTATACTGATTTCAATGCAAACTGTACAGCTTCTTGAAATATTCTCAAAGACGTTGATTCCTAGATCGATTTGCTTTTGCTAAAGCTCAAAAAAACGGGAGGGGGAGTGAACTACTCCTTCCCGTTAATACAAGCAATAATCCTGAAATCACAAACTATCGAGTCATCATTTTAATTAGTTGGTGACGCCAACCATGAGCTGTACGCACACGGCTTTTAGAGCCATGCTTTCTTGTAGCTGTTGAAGAACACACGCGTTTGCAACTAGGTGTATGTTTATGATTTTTGTGGCATGCTAATGCACAAGATGCTGATTTTTTAGCAGCAGCTTTAGCAACTGTAGTTTTTTTAGCTACAGGCTTCTTAGCTACAGTCTTGCGAACTGTTTTCTTAGTAGCTACCTTTCTTACTACACGTTTAGCCGCAACTTTTTTAGCTACAGGCTTCTTAGCTACAGTCTTGCGAACTGTTTTCTTAGCAGCTACTTTTCTTACTACACGTTTAGCCGCAACTTTTTTAGCTACAGGCTTCTTAGCTACAGTCTTACGAACTGTTTTCTTAGCAGCTGTTTTACGAACTGCAGGTTTTTTTACAGCGGTTTTGCGAACAGTTTTTTTAGCAGTAGCTTTTTTAACTATACGTTTAGCCGCAACTTTTTTAGCAGGCTTTCGTACAGCTCTTGAAGCTGTCTTCCTACCGCTCTGTTTTT is a window from the Chlamydia serpentis genome containing:
- the sucB gene encoding dihydrolipoyllysine-residue succinyltransferase codes for the protein MTTEVRIPNIAESISEVTIASLLVPEGSFIQENQGLLEIESDKVNQLIYAPASGRILWQVSEGDVVAVGGLVARIEVANEGECATDVQSRDTIEAEIICFPQSGVRQSPPQDKTFVPLREEMKKSHQSSLKGDRKETRERMTSIRKTISRRLLSALHESAMLTTFNEVYMTPLLNLRKQKQEEFISKYGVKLGFMSFFVKAVLQALKVYPRVNAYIEGEEIVYRHYYDICLAVGTDRGLVVPVIRDCDKLSSGEIEKKLADLALRAREGQLSIAELEGGSFTITNGGVYGSLLSTPIINPPQVGILGMHKVEKRPIVFENEIIIADMMYIALSYDHRLIDGKEAVGFLITLKECIENPELLLDL
- a CDS encoding 2-oxoglutarate dehydrogenase E1 component, which codes for MDSEFAGQVYSSDMDWIESMYQRFMNHETLDPSWKYFFEGYQLGQAESLSEVTAKISENENILMFQEQKSQFLCTIYRYYGYLQSQISTLSPTTDSPLIREKISKIDLNEQVPSLGLLPNPQVSVGELIQALKKCYCGSLTVETLTCTPDLQEFVWNLMEKPKVERSSQQLLRYYKDLCKATFFEEFLQVKFTGQKRFSLEGGETLVPMLEHLVNYGSGLGISNYVLGMAHRGRLNVLTNVLAKPYRYLFMEFEDEPATRGLESVGDVKYHKGYVLKSHRENGETTTFVMLPNASHLESVDPIVEGVVAALQHQGEPGREQSSLAILVHGDAAFSGQGVVYETLQLSRVPGYSTEGTLHIVVNNYIGFTAVPRESRSTPYCTDIAKMLGVPVFRVNGEDVIACIEAIEYALQVRERFSCDVIIDLCCYRKYGHNESDDPAVTAPLLYDQIKQKKSIRELFRKHLLERDTADISEETLVPIEKEIENRLNSEFQVLKDKEPEPFPKKECRHCDRLNNGELILHDIDVSLNRDTVFHISSRLCGLPDNFNPHAKVKALLEKRIKMTEGLIGYDWAMAEELAFASLLIEGYNLRLSGQDSIRGTFSQRHLLWSDIVTGDTYSPLYHLSVDQGAVEMYNSPLSEYAILGFEYGYAQQALNTLVLWEAQFGDFANGAQIIFDQYISSGIQKWDLHSDVVLLLPHGYEGQGPEHSSSRIERYLQLAANWNFQVVLPSTPVQYFRILREHTKRDLSLPLVIFTPKLLLRHHQCVSSIEEFSEPGGFRPILEDAHPNYNATILVLCSGKIYYDYLEMLPKERDKDFSCLRIESLYPLALEELVELIDKYSRIKHFVWLQEEPKNMGAYDYIFMALQDILSQKLTYIGRPRSSSTASGSAKLSRRELVTCMETLFSLR
- the hemW gene encoding radical SAM family heme chaperone HemW, coding for MNGKIPLALYIHIPFCTRKCHYCSFYTIPYKREVVSLYCHAVIKEGLKKLSEVQNTHFVDTVFFGGGTPSLVPPFHFKQILKELAPDAKEVTLEANPENLTPDYLNQLQKTPINRISIGVQTFDDAILKLLGRTHSSSTAITAIQECQNYGFHNLSIDLIYGLPTQYQEVFLSDLYQALALPITHISLYNLTIDPHTSFYKHRKILIPTIAEEETLATMNLLAEDLLINKGFHHYELASYAKPGWVAKHNLYYWTDRPFLGLGVSASQYIHGERSKNYSRISYYLRAVRRNLSTQETSEILPQKAKIKEAFALRLRLIEGAYLEDFPAKLISVFTEHSELKNLFDVNEKFLSLNRRGRLFHDTIAEEIMGCSF
- a CDS encoding DUF687 family protein; protein product: MTAPTQSRSSSPTNEDIELQPLDSSSSEPSAQSLLTISPSSDNLNTVSLSEGVTELMIEGGPRGQPSPPPNNTIYEVLCVAGEEDSDVSDSSVNILYVNGSWQTQLEAVNEALHISEVRGGPHVRLFYNDGSGMSCGPWTNPCCRSLPLISHPLCQAILGLWEQFFSYPGNQGKNFLVFFFGDGGAYLQSALDHSPYASRILIVGISPTIFIQGNYAVHNYRVAGDFFSSFDVRGTQAENTTTLPYSSGLEGYFCPSIRCPSFTQALRWGEQCLISSRVENSGGEGSSSGAPLTTPQNVAVVIDPNDSHAMERLGQWLEQGPPAADFEMNPYPQSCTAVCLSSLFAVSRVLGLTQEYLLASVHEGLDLQICYSLILMHTACAIRYFFLLFTNYPCLRERCRIARVIAQACFLPSMLVLVFDYFNLLRRLWMPYPILRAVFISASTMTGSIIFIELTRLWGRSLRGRVQQFIYRRTTGVRLPEGRVRVVNRNALGFALGFLYTAWGSIYFPLSIIVLNNIGLQIPRVLVRSNVSAVYDLENKTPQQNWQSGDVLAVGQTMNLVLTAFIFCLNIWFFIKSVLRYCRRGRR
- a CDS encoding SAM-dependent methyltransferase, which encodes MTLYLFPNTLGNRDVTSLPAIIGELIHRLNGLIVESDRGGRAFLSLWKLPEVHKFPLAILSKHVRSSKAWDFYLEPIVKHGETWGLISDAGLPCIADPGASLVRRARALQIPIQAFSGPCSITLALMLSGLPSQNFTFLGYLPQNPKERIKSIKKAVASQVSTLVCIETPYRNVYTFESLLDSLPSYAELCVASDLSGESELVLTRLVKSWRCIEDLSFVKQSMTKVPTIFLFHIPK
- a CDS encoding histone H1-like repetitive region-containing protein, encoding MIGAQKKQSGRKTASRAVRKPAKKVAAKRIVKKATAKKTVRKTAVKKPAVRKTAAKKTVRKTVAKKPVAKKVAAKRVVRKVAAKKTVRKTVAKKPVAKKVAAKRVVRKVATKKTVRKTVAKKPVAKKTTVAKAAAKKSASCALACHKNHKHTPSCKRVCSSTATRKHGSKSRVRTAHGWRHQLIKMMTR